In a genomic window of Prochlorococcus marinus subsp. marinus str. CCMP1375:
- a CDS encoding UDP-glucuronic acid decarboxylase family protein has translation MKNLVTGGAGFIGSHVVDRLMNCGEKVICLDNLCTGSLENIKTWIDNPNFQLINHDVINPIELNVDRIWHLACPASPLHYQENPIKTAKTSFLGTYNMLGMARRTKARLLFASTSEVYGDPEIHPQPETYNGSVNPTQIRSCYTEGKRIAESLCFDYLREHKLEIRVARIFNTYGPRMLPNDGRVISNFISQAIAKRPHTIYGDGLQTRSFCYVDDLVDALIRLMLSNCSGPINLGNPQECTILELSRIISKKINATYDFITFSLPKDDPMRRKPDINLAKRELDWEPLINLDQGLNLTIDYFKGEL, from the coding sequence GTAGTCGATAGACTAATGAATTGTGGTGAGAAAGTAATTTGCTTGGATAATCTCTGTACAGGAAGTTTAGAAAATATAAAAACTTGGATAGATAACCCTAATTTTCAACTAATCAATCATGATGTAATTAATCCGATTGAGCTTAACGTCGATAGGATATGGCATTTAGCTTGCCCTGCTTCACCATTACATTATCAAGAGAATCCTATTAAAACAGCTAAAACAAGCTTTTTAGGTACTTATAACATGTTAGGAATGGCTCGAAGGACAAAAGCTCGATTGCTTTTTGCAAGTACTAGTGAGGTATATGGTGACCCTGAAATTCACCCCCAGCCTGAGACTTATAATGGTTCTGTAAATCCTACTCAAATTCGAAGTTGTTATACAGAAGGTAAACGCATAGCTGAATCCCTATGTTTTGACTATTTACGAGAGCACAAATTAGAAATTCGAGTTGCTAGGATTTTCAATACTTATGGTCCGAGAATGCTTCCTAATGATGGAAGAGTTATAAGTAATTTTATTTCTCAGGCTATAGCAAAGAGGCCTCACACAATTTATGGCGACGGATTACAAACAAGATCCTTTTGTTATGTGGATGATTTAGTAGATGCTCTGATTAGACTAATGTTATCCAACTGTTCTGGTCCTATTAACCTTGGTAATCCTCAAGAATGCACAATCTTAGAATTGTCCAGAATTATTAGCAAAAAGATAAACGCCACTTATGATTTTATTACCTTTTCTCTCCCTAAGGACGACCCCATGAGACGAAAGCCAGATATAAACCTTGCAAAGAGGGAGCTTGATTGGGAACCACTAATTAATCTTGATCAAGGACTTAATCTAACAATTGATTATTTTAAAGGAGAATTATAA
- a CDS encoding nucleotide sugar dehydrogenase, with product MLEKINNICCIGAGYVGGPTMAVIADKCPEIQVNVVDINQARINNWNDSDFSNLPIYEPGLAEIVKNCRGRNLHFSTVIEENIALADMIFISVNTPVKKKGIGAGQASDLKWIEASARQISKYAVGKTIVVEKSTLPVKTAQTIKNILEAHVLNTSNDKKFSILSNPEFLAEGTAINDLENPDRVLIGGEDQDAINLLIDVYLNWVDKEKILTTDLWSSELSKLTANAFLAQRISSINSISALCESTGADVNDVALAIGMDKRIGLEFLRPGPGFGGSCFKKDILNLVYICNHYGLYQAAKYWQTVINLNDWQQKRISKIIVEKLFGTISGKKIAVLGFAFKANTNDTRESPAINICRDLLEEGSNLHIYDPRVSQDQIKMDLGHSQIIDSQNLLFEGKWEFSKSVELAANGADAILVLTDWEEFKTLDWEKLSKIMRSPSWLFDTRSISNAIEAKSFGINIWRLGDGALN from the coding sequence ATGTTGGAAAAAATCAACAATATTTGTTGTATTGGGGCTGGATATGTAGGAGGACCTACTATGGCAGTTATTGCTGACAAGTGTCCAGAAATTCAAGTTAATGTTGTTGATATTAATCAGGCTAGGATTAACAATTGGAATGATTCTGATTTCTCCAACTTGCCTATATATGAGCCTGGATTAGCGGAAATCGTTAAAAACTGTAGAGGTCGTAATCTTCACTTTTCTACTGTAATTGAAGAAAATATTGCATTGGCAGATATGATATTTATATCAGTAAATACACCTGTTAAGAAAAAAGGTATAGGAGCAGGCCAGGCAAGCGATTTAAAATGGATTGAAGCATCAGCTAGACAAATATCAAAATATGCAGTTGGTAAAACAATTGTAGTAGAGAAAAGTACATTGCCTGTCAAAACTGCACAGACAATTAAGAATATTTTAGAAGCACATGTCCTTAACACATCTAATGATAAGAAATTCTCAATTTTATCTAATCCAGAATTTCTAGCAGAAGGAACTGCAATAAATGATTTAGAGAATCCAGATAGAGTATTGATAGGAGGAGAAGATCAGGATGCAATCAACTTACTTATAGATGTGTATTTAAATTGGGTCGATAAAGAAAAAATACTTACAACTGATTTGTGGAGTTCTGAGCTTTCTAAATTAACTGCGAATGCATTTCTTGCTCAACGAATTAGTTCTATTAATTCTATTTCTGCATTGTGTGAGTCTACAGGGGCAGATGTTAATGATGTAGCTCTTGCTATTGGCATGGATAAAAGAATTGGATTGGAATTTCTCAGACCAGGCCCAGGATTTGGGGGAAGTTGCTTTAAGAAAGATATATTAAACTTGGTATATATTTGTAATCATTATGGCCTTTACCAAGCAGCAAAATACTGGCAAACAGTTATTAATTTAAATGACTGGCAACAAAAAAGAATCTCAAAAATAATTGTAGAGAAACTATTTGGAACTATTTCTGGTAAAAAGATAGCTGTGCTTGGCTTTGCCTTTAAAGCAAATACTAATGATACTAGAGAATCTCCTGCGATTAATATCTGTAGAGATTTACTAGAAGAAGGAAGCAATTTGCATATTTATGATCCTAGGGTAAGTCAAGATCAGATAAAAATGGATTTAGGTCACTCACAAATAATTGATTCACAAAATCTTTTATTTGAGGGTAAATGGGAATTTTCTAAATCGGTTGAATTGGCAGCAAACGGCGCAGATGCGATTTTAGTTCTAACTGATTGGGAAGAGTTTAAAACTCTTGACTGGGAGAAACTTTCAAAAATAATGCGGTCTCCATCCTGGCTGTTTGATACAAGGTCTATTTCTAATGCAATTGAGGCTAAATCGTTCGGGATTAATATCTGGAGACTTGGCGATGGAGCTCTAAATTGA